A section of the Campylobacter lanienae NCTC 13004 genome encodes:
- the trmB gene encoding tRNA (guanosine(46)-N7)-methyltransferase TrmB → MPNFLAKNLKDIKLPVLFDGVEFLWEAKNGDEKLIYTKALNCEFCLVAKRSGDKFVIKCDKLSRPARLDAIQIALEAYKQVFATDIISQATAVKKPKNINSSEYIISSDELIDKIDGYDNVFVEIGFGSGRHLLYQAKSNPKTLIIGIEVYKPACMQVDNLARLNGLKNILLLNLDARLVMSLLRSNSIDRLFLHFPVPWQKSKMRRVVSDQFAMECKRILKDGGKFELRSDDREYADYTIGCFMDLKKASIEIYKNRFLEVSSKYEDRWIRQNKDIYDVICSFYGNSDELSLECEFEFAKPNLEHIKSNFTNQTIKNSDHFIHLERIYHLLDGGILLRVAFGSFYRPEHRYLLITNDSISYLFKKPLLTIENVKAHKNLEGMLNASHCRS, encoded by the coding sequence ATGCCAAATTTCTTAGCTAAAAATTTAAAAGATATTAAGCTTCCTGTATTATTTGATGGAGTGGAGTTTCTTTGGGAGGCTAAAAATGGTGATGAGAAGCTGATCTACACTAAGGCTTTAAATTGCGAGTTTTGCCTTGTTGCTAAGCGTAGTGGTGACAAATTCGTAATCAAATGTGATAAGCTCTCAAGACCAGCTAGGTTAGATGCTATACAAATAGCCTTAGAGGCTTATAAGCAGGTATTTGCCACTGATATTATCAGTCAAGCCACAGCAGTCAAAAAGCCTAAAAATATTAATTCTAGCGAATATATTATAAGTAGCGATGAGTTAATAGATAAAATAGATGGTTATGATAATGTATTTGTAGAGATTGGATTTGGTAGTGGCAGACATCTACTCTATCAAGCTAAATCCAATCCAAAGACGCTAATTATCGGTATAGAAGTCTATAAGCCAGCGTGTATGCAAGTGGATAATCTAGCTAGGCTTAATGGGTTAAAAAATATTTTATTATTAAATTTAGATGCTAGACTTGTGATGAGTCTTCTAAGATCAAATAGCATTGATAGGCTATTTTTACACTTTCCAGTGCCGTGGCAAAAGAGCAAGATGAGAAGAGTAGTGAGCGATCAGTTTGCTATGGAGTGTAAGAGAATTTTAAAAGATGGTGGCAAATTTGAGCTAAGAAGTGATGATAGAGAGTATGCTGATTATACTATTGGCTGCTTTATGGATCTTAAAAAGGCTAGTATTGAGATATATAAAAATAGATTTTTAGAAGTTTCAAGCAAATATGAAGATAGATGGATAAGGCAAAATAAAGATATTTATGATGTAATTTGCTCATTTTATGGTAATAGCGATGAGCTAAGCTTGGAGTGTGAATTTGAGTTTGCTAAGCCAAATTTGGAACATATAAAATCAAATTTCACCAATCAAACAATCAAAAATAGCGATCATTTTATACATTTGGAGCGAATTTATCATCTTTTAGATGGTGGAATTTTATTGCGGGTGGCATTTGGGTCATTTTATAGACCTGAGCATAGATATCTGTTAATTACTAATGATAGTATCTCATATCTATTTAAAAAACCGCTATTAACTATAGAAAATGTCAAAGCTCATAAGAATTTAGAAGGTATGTTAAATGCGTCACATTGTAGAAGCTAG
- a CDS encoding cell division ATP-binding protein FtsE — protein MRHIVEARDLVLEYDRSFKVINGASFNINVNDFVFITGKSGSGKSTLIRSMYGDMDISSGSLNVCLSELKGINRTSLALLRQRVGIIFQDFRLINEWNVERNVMLPLIIKGYNQSVCKKQAAKLLNHVNLLHKSDKFPLELSGGEQQRVAMARALAHNPQLLLCDEPTGSLDDYSSDVIWSLLRSAKEGLGTCVVVVTHKIPSGLRMDYRHFELSNGEINEII, from the coding sequence ATGCGTCACATTGTAGAAGCTAGGGATTTAGTCTTAGAGTATGATAGGAGTTTTAAAGTTATAAATGGGGCTAGTTTTAATATAAATGTAAATGATTTTGTCTTTATAACCGGAAAAAGTGGTAGTGGCAAATCCACTTTAATCCGCTCAATGTATGGAGATATGGATATTAGCAGTGGTAGTTTAAATGTCTGTTTGAGTGAATTAAAGGGTATTAATAGAACTTCTTTAGCACTTTTAAGGCAAAGAGTTGGGATAATTTTTCAAGATTTTAGGCTTATAAATGAGTGGAATGTAGAGCGAAATGTGATGTTACCACTTATCATTAAAGGTTATAATCAAAGCGTATGTAAAAAACAGGCTGCAAAGCTATTAAATCATGTAAATTTACTTCATAAATCTGATAAATTCCCATTAGAATTAAGCGGTGGCGAACAGCAAAGAGTAGCGATGGCAAGGGCATTAGCACACAATCCGCAATTGTTATTATGTGATGAGCCAACTGGTAGCTTGGATGACTATTCTAGTGATGTTATCTGGTCACTTCTTCGCTCGGCAAAGGAGGGTTTAGGCACTTGCGTGGTGGTTGTTACACATAAAATTCCTTCAGGTCTAAGGATGGATTATCGCCACTTTGAGTTATCAAATGGAGAGATAAATGAGATCATTTAA
- a CDS encoding cell division protein FtsX has protein sequence MRSFKSHISVIFPLVILLFAIEFSLMLGKFVSDYEFKMASDYNIIIVSEIELNDNMLIPIIPTFASLATLDANLILNRLKNDISAKNISVLKSILPKFYSLKLTNFPSKDAMVNIKANLSKIQGVKRVETFSKTHDQVYNMLILSKNIADYFAILVGLLGLVLVFKQMRIWLYEHKRRVEIMTLFGAPYWLKSAMLYKLSIIDSIIATTLVVIFYAIFPALPSFKSAIFAVGFDQPNLNLLSDATILFGVSIGVSVIAVSLVMLLSRRR, from the coding sequence ATGAGATCATTTAAGAGCCATATTAGTGTTATTTTTCCGCTTGTGATCTTGCTTTTTGCTATTGAGTTTAGCTTGATGCTTGGTAAGTTTGTGAGTGATTATGAGTTTAAGATGGCTAGCGATTATAATATTATAATTGTATCAGAAATCGAGCTAAATGATAATATGCTAATTCCGATTATACCGACCTTTGCTTCGCTTGCGACTTTGGATGCGAATTTGATTTTAAATCGTCTTAAAAATGATATCTCGGCTAAAAATATCTCTGTATTAAAGAGTATTTTGCCTAAATTTTACTCTCTTAAATTGACTAATTTCCCATCTAAAGATGCTATGGTAAATATTAAAGCAAATTTATCTAAAATCCAAGGCGTAAAGCGAGTTGAAACCTTCTCTAAAACGCATGATCAAGTCTATAATATGCTGATATTATCTAAAAATATAGCCGATTATTTTGCGATTTTAGTTGGGCTTTTGGGGCTTGTTTTGGTATTTAAACAGATGAGAATTTGGCTTTATGAGCATAAAAGAAGAGTTGAGATTATGACGCTTTTTGGTGCGCCGTATTGGCTAAAATCAGCTATGCTTTATAAATTATCAATTATAGATAGTATTATCGCAACGACTCTTGTGGTGATATTTTATGCGATTTTCCCAGCTTTGCCAAGCTTTAAAAGTGCGATTTTTGCCGTTGGATTTGATCAGCCAAATTTAAATTTATTAAGCGATGCTACTATATTATTTGGTGTCTCAATCGGGGTTTCTGTTATAGCTGTTAGTTTGGTTATGCTACTTTCAAGGCGTAGATGA
- a CDS encoding murein hydrolase activator EnvC family protein, whose translation MRILLLFTISIYMLFSADVSEKIKDQKDSISSAKKLENQINKKLEELAKDIIAGNKAVESTAKQIEELSEQVKALEDSARNANIELDKLTSQNGELIKNQKDMELRMIKIISEDFAYDLVAPNDYSESQDSIIATEILSNLNRVMSSEFKKLAKDYEETTNLIKSQSEKIESIKFNLKEFRQKQTALKSLQSKQKRNLEILNQDKNIYSKKLADIKKQQDEMRKTLENLQILAAKPQVPAKKQTPTKEQNRAKTDDVRMIGSSYQAGNVKRYSGAKTIAPLDKFSVKQKFGDYVDPVYNIKIFNESVVLRSATTDARVKNVLAGTIVFAKETPVLDKVVIVENGNGIHTIYAHLDKIAPTIKVGQKVKKGYVIGRVKQDLTFEVTQKNYHINPLELIAMN comes from the coding sequence ATGAGAATTTTACTCCTTTTTACCATATCTATTTATATGCTCTTTTCAGCAGATGTATCAGAGAAGATAAAAGATCAAAAAGATAGCATAAGCTCAGCTAAAAAGCTTGAAAATCAGATCAATAAAAAGCTTGAAGAGTTAGCTAAAGATATAATCGCTGGTAATAAAGCTGTAGAGAGTACCGCTAAGCAAATTGAAGAGCTATCAGAGCAGGTAAAAGCTCTAGAAGATAGCGCTCGCAACGCAAATATAGAGCTTGATAAATTAACTAGCCAAAATGGTGAATTGATTAAGAATCAAAAAGATATGGAGCTTAGGATGATTAAGATTATAAGCGAGGATTTTGCTTATGATTTGGTCGCTCCAAATGATTATAGCGAGAGTCAAGATAGCATAATCGCAACTGAAATTTTATCAAATTTAAATAGAGTGATGAGTAGTGAGTTTAAAAAATTAGCCAAAGATTATGAAGAGACTACAAATTTGATAAAATCGCAATCAGAAAAGATTGAATCTATTAAATTTAATCTTAAAGAATTTCGCCAAAAGCAGACCGCCCTTAAATCCTTACAAAGCAAACAAAAGCGAAATTTAGAGATCTTAAATCAAGATAAAAATATCTATTCTAAGAAATTAGCCGATATCAAAAAACAGCAAGATGAGATGAGAAAAACTCTTGAAAATTTACAAATTCTAGCTGCTAAGCCGCAAGTTCCAGCCAAAAAACAGACCCCGACAAAAGAGCAAAATAGAGCTAAAACTGATGATGTAAGAATGATTGGATCAAGCTATCAAGCAGGTAATGTAAAGCGATATAGTGGTGCTAAAACTATTGCGCCTTTGGATAAATTTAGCGTAAAGCAAAAATTTGGTGATTATGTAGATCCTGTTTATAATATCAAAATTTTTAATGAATCTGTCGTACTTCGCTCTGCCACTACAGATGCTAGGGTGAAAAATGTTTTAGCTGGGACAATTGTATTTGCCAAAGAGACTCCTGTATTAGATAAGGTGGTAATAGTAGAAAATGGTAATGGAATTCACACAATTTATGCTCATTTAGATAAGATTGCTCCTACTATCAAAGTAGGCCAAAAGGTGAAAAAAGGCTATGTTATAGGGCGAGTGAAACAAGATTTGACCTTTGAGGTTACGCAAAAAAACTATCATATAAATCCGCTTGAATTGATTGCTATGAATTGA
- the pyrH gene encoding UMP kinase, giving the protein MSKKKRILVKFSGEALAGGNGFGIDSHILKYIAGEIKSLVNSDIEVGIVIGGGNIIRGVSAAQGGIIKRTSGDHMGMLATVINAIAMREALEYAGLGVRVQSAIKMEAICETFITGRAQRHLEKKRVVIFAAGTGNPFFTTDTAATLRAVEINADMIIKATKVNGVYDKDPMKFNDAKLLNELSYERAMEDNIKVMDDTAIALAKDNALPIVVCNMFEDGNLLKIANGDYTNCSIVKNL; this is encoded by the coding sequence ATGAGTAAAAAAAAGCGAATTTTAGTTAAATTTTCTGGTGAAGCACTTGCTGGCGGTAATGGATTTGGGATTGATTCTCATATTTTAAAGTATATTGCTGGTGAGATTAAGTCTTTGGTAAATAGCGATATTGAAGTAGGCATTGTAATTGGCGGTGGTAATATAATCCGTGGTGTAAGCGCAGCCCAAGGTGGCATTATTAAAAGGACAAGTGGCGATCATATGGGGATGCTAGCTACTGTTATCAATGCTATTGCTATGCGTGAGGCGTTGGAGTATGCTGGATTAGGTGTAAGAGTCCAAAGTGCTATTAAGATGGAGGCTATATGTGAGACATTTATTACAGGTAGAGCCCAAAGACATTTAGAGAAAAAAAGAGTTGTGATATTTGCTGCTGGGACTGGAAATCCATTCTTTACTACCGATACGGCTGCTACTTTAAGGGCTGTTGAGATAAATGCTGATATGATTATCAAAGCTACAAAGGTAAATGGCGTCTATGATAAAGATCCTATGAAATTTAACGACGCAAAGCTATTAAATGAGCTAAGCTATGAAAGAGCTATGGAAGATAATATAAAAGTTATGGATGATACTGCTATAGCTTTGGCTAAGGATAATGCTCTTCCGATTGTAGTTTGTAATATGTTTGAAGATGGGAATTTATTAAAAATCGCAAATGGTGATTATACTAACTGCTCAATAGTTAAAAATTTATAA
- a CDS encoding DNA-directed RNA polymerase subunit omega, producing MRIEEIAAKALEAVGDDRYKLALLVAKRAEAIANGAQILVDANAQKMKYTDIALLEIAYGKIVLEGIVESNR from the coding sequence ATGAGAATAGAAGAGATAGCCGCTAAGGCTTTAGAAGCTGTGGGTGATGATAGATATAAATTAGCGCTTTTGGTGGCTAAAAGGGCTGAAGCTATAGCAAATGGCGCACAAATTTTAGTAGATGCAAATGCTCAAAAGATGAAATATACTGATATTGCGCTTTTAGAGATAGCTTATGGTAAAATTGTTTTAGAGGGAATAGTTGAATCAAATAGATAG
- a CDS encoding RelA/SpoT family protein, with protein MLLKAVDYCIRLHDGQFRKSGEPYSIHPILVCSFVAHMGGDESMLIAALLHDVVEDTECSEEELQFEFGEEVAVLVRGLTKIVAIRENELISSSSNEKLAASALTFRKMLLVSIEDVRVLIIKLCDRLHNMLTLDVLRPEKQKRISEETLVVYAPIAHRLGISSIKNILEDLSFKYVMPKEYAGIESYINEHKQQLQLKINSFSQKVSEKLLANGFSEDSFVMQKRIKHYYSIYLKMQRKGISLEEVLDLLAVRILVHNPKDCYLALGIIHMNFNPLISRFKDYIALPKQNGYQTIHTTIFDDKSIIEAQIRSFDMHKTAEYGVAAHWKYKSGGLVSPKLDWLSDIKAQESDDKSIEDLYEYAKDSLYVEDIAVYSPKGGIFTLPRGATALDYAYEIHSEVGLHAKEAYINRIKVPLLTELKNGDIVRIVTGDEAKYRCSWLDSVKTGKARATIRSFCRQKLRDINYQVSIDILSAIFNVNEAKILEWLEEEGLSKKISKIATDSVYLKEVVQILDTHSKKDKLFSLKFSDKHEVKKQKFDNIVVYSNFTIKSVDFDYCCNPKRGDDIIGFRNNSNVTVHHKLCERAAKLMSDKEEMIFVKWTRNAPHRYKVILSIENKRGSLAEFLTYLAKLNVDLVTITLSQSDDLIAADYFDVVIELSDNLDSSVIRDRLKDRYKIAEFSSLSDAYKN; from the coding sequence ATGCTTTTAAAGGCTGTTGATTATTGTATTAGATTACATGATGGGCAGTTTAGAAAGAGTGGTGAGCCATACTCTATTCATCCGATTTTGGTTTGTTCATTTGTAGCGCATATGGGTGGCGATGAGAGTATGCTTATTGCTGCTTTGCTCCATGATGTAGTAGAAGATACAGAATGCAGTGAAGAGGAGTTACAATTTGAATTTGGCGAAGAGGTAGCGGTATTAGTGCGTGGGCTTACAAAGATTGTAGCTATTAGAGAAAATGAGCTTATAAGCTCTAGTTCTAATGAGAAATTGGCAGCTTCGGCCTTGACATTTAGAAAGATGCTTTTGGTATCTATAGAAGATGTTAGGGTTTTGATTATCAAGCTTTGTGATAGATTACACAATATGCTAACTTTGGATGTATTAAGACCAGAGAAACAAAAGCGAATTTCAGAAGAGACCTTGGTGGTGTATGCGCCAATCGCTCATAGACTCGGTATATCATCTATTAAGAATATATTAGAGGATTTAAGCTTTAAATATGTTATGCCTAAAGAGTATGCTGGGATAGAGTCATATATAAATGAGCATAAGCAACAACTTCAATTAAAGATAAATTCATTTAGCCAAAAGGTTAGCGAAAAGCTTTTGGCAAATGGCTTTTCTGAAGATAGCTTTGTTATGCAAAAGAGAATCAAACACTACTACTCAATATATCTTAAAATGCAACGAAAAGGGATAAGCTTAGAAGAGGTTTTGGATCTTTTGGCTGTTAGAATTTTAGTCCATAATCCAAAAGATTGCTATTTAGCACTTGGGATTATACATATGAATTTTAATCCATTAATATCAAGATTTAAAGATTATATCGCCTTGCCAAAGCAAAATGGATATCAAACTATCCACACAACGATCTTTGATGATAAATCTATTATAGAAGCTCAAATTCGCTCATTTGACATGCATAAAACCGCAGAGTATGGGGTGGCGGCTCATTGGAAATATAAAAGCGGTGGCTTGGTATCGCCTAAGCTTGATTGGCTAAGTGACATTAAAGCTCAAGAGAGCGATGATAAGAGCATTGAGGATCTATATGAGTATGCTAAGGATAGCTTATATGTAGAAGATATCGCTGTATATTCTCCAAAAGGTGGGATTTTCACACTTCCTAGGGGTGCTACGGCTTTGGATTATGCGTATGAAATTCACTCTGAAGTTGGCCTACACGCTAAAGAAGCTTATATAAATAGGATTAAGGTTCCTTTATTAACTGAGTTAAAAAATGGAGATATAGTCCGCATTGTCACAGGAGATGAAGCCAAATATCGTTGTAGTTGGCTTGATAGTGTTAAGACTGGGAAGGCTAGGGCGACTATTAGAAGTTTTTGTCGGCAAAAGTTGCGTGATATAAACTATCAAGTATCGATTGATATTTTGTCGGCTATATTTAATGTCAATGAAGCTAAAATTTTGGAGTGGTTAGAAGAAGAGGGATTAAGCAAAAAGATCTCAAAAATAGCCACAGACTCTGTATATCTAAAAGAGGTAGTCCAAATTTTAGATACTCACTCTAAAAAAGATAAGCTATTTTCGCTTAAATTTAGTGATAAACACGAGGTTAAAAAGCAGAAATTTGACAATATAGTTGTATATTCAAATTTCACTATTAAGAGTGTGGATTTTGACTATTGTTGTAACCCAAAACGGGGCGATGATATCATAGGATTTAGAAATAATAGCAATGTTACAGTCCATCACAAACTATGTGAGAGAGCCGCAAAATTAATGAGCGATAAAGAGGAGATGATCTTTGTCAAATGGACTAGAAATGCTCCGCATAGATATAAGGTTATTTTAAGTATCGAAAACAAAAGGGGAAGTTTAGCTGAATTTTTAACATATTTAGCTAAACTCAATGTTGATTTAGTCACTATCACGCTTAGTCAGAGCGATGATTTGATAGCGGCTGATTATTTCGATGTTGTGATAGAACTTAGCGATAATCTAGATAGCTCTGTGATTAGAGATAGATTAAAGGATCGCTATAAGATAGCTGAATTTAGCTCTCTAAGTGACGCATATAAAAATTAA
- the tyrS gene encoding tyrosine--tRNA ligase gives MMIAKIMSEIKRGTAEIIDYERIEKLIKDYYENGKNFYIKAGFDPTAPDLHLGHTVVLNKMRLLQDHGGIVQFLIGDFTAKIGDPTGKSVTRKILSDDVIAQNAKTYKEQVFKILDESKTEVMFNSAWLNSLGADGLIALASTFNVARMLERDDFTKRYKAETPIAISEFLYPLLQGYDSVAMKCDIEMGGTDQKFNLLMGRTLGRTYNIGKEQAIIMMPLLVGLDGVNKMSKSLGNYIGVTESAKDIFAKTLSISDELMWVWYELLSSLSSDEIEKLKNDVKSGALHPKVAKENLALELAARFSDKEAAKAAGDEFNRVHAKGELPSDMAKFEINADDIWIVEALSLCKLVGSNSDARRHIKANAVSVNQAKISDEQLRLSKGEYVLQVGKKAYARLEVK, from the coding sequence ATTATGATAGCTAAAATTATGAGTGAGATCAAGCGTGGAACCGCTGAAATAATTGATTATGAGAGAATTGAAAAATTGATTAAAGATTACTATGAAAATGGTAAAAATTTCTATATCAAGGCGGGATTTGATCCGACTGCCCCTGATCTTCATCTAGGTCATACAGTGGTGTTGAATAAGATGAGATTACTTCAAGATCACGGCGGTATCGTTCAATTTTTGATAGGTGATTTCACTGCTAAAATCGGTGATCCAACTGGTAAAAGCGTTACTAGAAAGATTTTGAGTGATGATGTTATAGCGCAAAATGCCAAAACCTATAAAGAGCAAGTTTTTAAAATATTAGACGAAAGTAAAACTGAAGTAATGTTTAATTCTGCTTGGCTAAATAGCCTTGGTGCTGATGGATTGATCGCACTTGCTAGCACATTTAATGTAGCTAGAATGCTTGAGCGTGATGACTTTACTAAGCGATATAAGGCTGAAACTCCTATAGCTATAAGTGAGTTTTTGTATCCACTTTTACAAGGTTATGATAGCGTTGCGATGAAGTGCGATATAGAGATGGGTGGAACGGATCAGAAATTTAATCTTTTAATGGGTAGAACTCTTGGTCGCACATATAATATAGGAAAAGAACAAGCTATCATCATGATGCCACTTCTAGTTGGTCTTGATGGTGTCAATAAAATGAGTAAAAGCCTTGGTAACTATATCGGTGTTACTGAATCTGCTAAGGATATCTTCGCTAAAACTTTGAGTATTAGTGATGAGCTTATGTGGGTTTGGTATGAGCTATTAAGTAGTTTAAGTAGTGATGAGATTGAGAAGCTTAAAAATGATGTTAAAAGCGGAGCTTTGCATCCTAAGGTTGCTAAGGAGAATTTGGCTTTAGAGTTAGCAGCTAGATTTAGTGATAAAGAGGCTGCTAAGGCTGCTGGAGATGAGTTTAATAGAGTCCATGCTAAGGGTGAATTGCCAAGCGATATGGCTAAATTTGAGATTAATGCTGATGATATTTGGATAGTTGAAGCGCTTAGTTTGTGTAAGTTAGTTGGGTCAAATTCAGATGCTCGTCGCCATATTAAGGCAAATGCTGTTAGTGTAAATCAGGCCAAAATTAGCGATGAGCAGCTTAGACTTTCTAAGGGTGAGTATGTATTACAAGTTGGTAAAAAAGCTTATGCTAGATTAGAGGTAAAATAA
- a CDS encoding nitronate monooxygenase yields the protein MELKSLKIGKYVIKYPIIQGGMGLGISWNKLAGNVSLNGGLGVISSVGTGYYEHRAHITKELNSKPYDSVNFYSREGFKAIIDNARKICGDRPLAANIMCASNDYARIVKDACEHGINIIISGAGLPTNLPELTKGFADVALVPIISSAKALKIICKRWYDRYNRLPDAVVLEGPLSGGHQGFTYEQCLDPNYQLENLIQPVVDEASKWADIGGNPIPVVAAGGIWDHDDIAKVINLGASGVQMGTRFIGTYECDAADGFKEVLLAAKKEDIRLIKSPVGYPARGIQTNLLDLVDKKAGPKIQCISNCVSPCQRGKEAKQVGYCIADRLYDAVSGNKETGLFFSGANGYRLNEIISVKELIKKLVYGENS from the coding sequence ATGGAATTAAAAAGTTTAAAAATCGGAAAATATGTGATCAAATACCCTATTATCCAAGGCGGTATGGGACTTGGCATAAGCTGGAATAAATTAGCTGGTAATGTCAGTTTAAATGGCGGTTTAGGTGTTATCAGCTCTGTTGGTACTGGATATTATGAGCATAGAGCTCACATCACTAAAGAGCTAAACTCAAAACCATATGATAGTGTGAATTTCTACTCTAGAGAGGGATTTAAGGCTATAATCGATAATGCGCGTAAAATTTGTGGAGATAGACCGTTAGCTGCTAATATAATGTGTGCTAGTAATGATTATGCTAGAATAGTCAAAGATGCTTGCGAACACGGCATTAATATCATAATTTCAGGTGCTGGACTTCCTACGAATTTGCCTGAGCTTACTAAGGGGTTTGCCGATGTGGCTTTGGTGCCGATCATTAGCTCGGCTAAGGCTTTAAAGATAATTTGTAAAAGATGGTATGATAGATATAATAGACTACCAGATGCTGTGGTGCTAGAAGGGCCACTTAGTGGCGGACATCAGGGATTTACATATGAGCAGTGCTTGGATCCAAACTATCAGCTTGAGAATTTGATTCAGCCTGTTGTAGATGAAGCATCTAAATGGGCTGATATAGGCGGAAATCCTATTCCTGTGGTGGCAGCTGGTGGGATATGGGATCATGATGATATAGCTAAGGTTATAAATCTTGGAGCGAGTGGCGTACAGATGGGGACTAGATTTATCGGGACTTATGAGTGCGATGCTGCTGATGGGTTTAAAGAGGTCTTGCTAGCGGCTAAAAAAGAGGATATTAGGCTTATTAAAAGCCCTGTTGGATATCCGGCTCGTGGGATTCAGACAAATTTACTTGATCTAGTAGATAAAAAGGCTGGGCCTAAAATTCAGTGTATTAGCAACTGCGTCTCTCCATGCCAAAGGGGCAAAGAGGCTAAGCAAGTTGGGTATTGTATCGCTGATAGGCTCTATGATGCTGTAAGTGGCAATAAAGAAACGGGGCTATTTTTCAGTGGTGCTAATGGATATAGGCTAAATGAGATAATTAGCGTTAAAGAGCTTATTAAAAAGTTGGTTTATGGGGAAAATAGTTAA